In Agrobacterium tumefaciens, a single genomic region encodes these proteins:
- the mutS gene encoding DNA mismatch repair protein MutS: MMEQYIEIKANNPGSLLFYRMGDFYELFFDDAVEASRALGITLTKRGQHMGHDIPMCGVPVHAADDYLQKLILRGYRVAVCEQVEDPAEAKKRGSKSVVKRDVVRLVTPGTLTEEKLLSPTESNYLMALARIRGSAEAQFALAWIDISTGVFRLAETTLTRLLADIWRIDPRELIVADSLFHDEELRPVFDVLGRVAVPQPAILFDSAVAEGRIARYFNVSTLDGFGTFSRVEMAAAAAAVAYVEKTQIAERPPLGAPERESAASTLFIDPATRANLELVKTLSGERDGSLLHALNRTVTGGGARLLAERLMSPLTDPEKINPRLDAVAYLIDDVSLCDGLRDALKHVADMPRALSRLALERGGPRDLGAIRQGLVSAEKIGVILDQGLLPEELAAALKALKALPSALEAMLASMLADDLPLLKRDGGFLREGANPDLDEVRALRDQSRRVIAGLQLQYADETGIKSLKIKHNNVLGYFIEVTAGNADVMMATDEAKARFIHRQTMAGAMRFTTTELADLESRIANAAAEALTMELEAFERMVAAVVQQAEAIKAGAVALAVIDVASSLAYLATEQAYCRPIVDASMTFAIKGGRHPVVEQALRRQSAGPFIANNCDLSAAEGGKNGAIWLLTGPNMGGKSTFLRQNALIAILAQIGSFVPAEAAHIGVVDRLFSRVGASDDLARGRSTFMVEMVETAAILNQATDRSLVILDEIGRGTATFDGLSIAWAAVEHLHEVNRCRGLFATHFHELTVLSEKLGRLSNATMRVKEWEGDVIFLHEVGPGAADRSYGIQVARLAGLPASVVERAREVLTKLEDADRKNPASQLIDDLPLFQIAVRREETRKAGPSKVEEALKSFNPDEMTPREALDALYALKKELGKA, from the coding sequence ATGATGGAGCAATATATCGAGATCAAGGCGAACAATCCCGGTTCGCTGCTGTTCTACCGCATGGGCGATTTTTACGAATTGTTCTTTGACGATGCGGTCGAAGCCTCTCGCGCTCTGGGCATCACGCTGACCAAGCGCGGCCAGCATATGGGGCATGATATTCCCATGTGCGGCGTTCCCGTTCACGCGGCGGATGACTATCTTCAGAAGCTCATCCTGCGCGGTTATCGTGTCGCGGTCTGCGAGCAGGTCGAAGACCCGGCGGAAGCGAAAAAGCGCGGATCGAAATCCGTGGTCAAGCGTGATGTGGTGCGGCTCGTCACACCAGGCACGCTGACTGAGGAAAAGCTGCTATCGCCGACAGAATCCAATTATCTGATGGCGCTTGCCCGTATTCGCGGCAGTGCCGAGGCGCAGTTCGCGCTCGCCTGGATCGATATTTCCACCGGCGTCTTCCGTCTGGCGGAAACCACGCTGACGCGGCTCCTTGCCGATATCTGGCGCATCGATCCGCGCGAGTTGATCGTCGCCGACAGCCTGTTCCACGACGAGGAACTGCGGCCGGTTTTCGATGTGCTGGGCCGTGTCGCGGTGCCGCAGCCGGCCATTCTTTTTGACAGCGCCGTGGCAGAAGGTCGTATTGCGCGTTATTTCAATGTCTCGACGCTGGATGGTTTCGGCACGTTTTCGCGGGTGGAAATGGCCGCAGCCGCAGCGGCGGTGGCCTATGTCGAAAAGACCCAGATTGCCGAGCGTCCGCCGCTCGGTGCGCCGGAACGCGAAAGTGCGGCATCCACACTCTTCATCGATCCCGCCACCCGCGCCAATCTGGAACTGGTGAAGACGCTATCAGGCGAAAGGGACGGATCGCTCCTGCATGCCCTCAACCGCACGGTCACGGGTGGCGGTGCGCGGCTTCTGGCCGAGCGGCTGATGTCGCCCTTGACCGATCCGGAAAAGATAAACCCCCGCCTCGATGCCGTCGCCTATCTCATCGACGATGTCTCTCTTTGTGACGGTCTGCGAGATGCCCTGAAACATGTCGCGGATATGCCGCGCGCGCTTTCCCGCCTTGCGCTGGAACGCGGTGGCCCGCGCGATCTCGGTGCTATCAGGCAGGGGCTGGTTTCGGCCGAGAAAATTGGCGTCATTCTCGATCAGGGGCTATTGCCGGAGGAGCTGGCGGCAGCTCTCAAGGCTTTGAAAGCCCTGCCGAGCGCGCTGGAAGCTATGCTCGCATCGATGCTGGCCGACGATCTGCCGCTCCTGAAACGCGATGGTGGTTTCCTGCGGGAAGGTGCAAATCCCGACCTTGACGAGGTGCGCGCACTGCGCGACCAGTCCCGCCGGGTAATCGCCGGGCTGCAACTGCAATACGCCGACGAAACCGGTATAAAATCCCTCAAGATCAAGCATAACAATGTGCTGGGTTACTTCATCGAGGTGACGGCGGGTAATGCCGATGTGATGATGGCAACGGATGAGGCGAAGGCCCGCTTCATCCACCGCCAGACCATGGCGGGCGCCATGCGCTTCACCACCACCGAGCTTGCCGATCTCGAAAGTCGCATCGCCAATGCCGCTGCCGAGGCGCTAACCATGGAGCTGGAAGCCTTCGAGCGCATGGTCGCGGCTGTGGTGCAGCAGGCGGAGGCGATCAAGGCCGGCGCGGTTGCACTTGCCGTCATCGATGTTGCCTCGAGCCTTGCTTATCTGGCGACGGAACAGGCCTATTGCCGCCCGATCGTCGATGCCTCCATGACCTTCGCGATCAAGGGCGGGCGTCATCCCGTGGTGGAACAGGCCCTGCGGCGCCAGTCGGCGGGACCGTTCATCGCCAATAATTGTGATTTGTCGGCCGCTGAGGGCGGCAAGAACGGTGCGATCTGGCTGCTCACCGGTCCCAATATGGGTGGTAAATCGACCTTTCTCCGCCAGAATGCGCTGATCGCCATTCTCGCACAGATCGGCTCCTTCGTTCCGGCGGAAGCCGCCCATATCGGCGTCGTCGACCGGCTGTTTTCCCGCGTCGGCGCCTCCGACGATCTGGCGCGCGGCCGCTCGACCTTCATGGTGGAGATGGTGGAAACCGCCGCCATCCTCAATCAGGCCACGGATCGCTCGCTGGTCATTCTGGACGAGATCGGCCGCGGCACTGCAACCTTTGACGGGCTTTCGATCGCCTGGGCGGCGGTTGAGCATCTGCACGAGGTCAATCGTTGCCGCGGTCTTTTCGCAACGCACTTCCACGAACTGACGGTACTTTCGGAAAAACTCGGCCGCCTTTCCAATGCCACGATGCGGGTGAAGGAGTGGGAAGGTGATGTCATTTTCCTGCACGAGGTCGGGCCGGGTGCCGCGGACCGTTCCTACGGTATTCAGGTCGCGCGCCTCGCGGGCCTTCCGGCTTCGGTGGTGGAGCGTGCCCGTGAGGTACTGACGAAGCTGGAGGATGCCGACCGCAAGAACCCGGCCAGCCAGTTGATCGACGACCTGCCGCTGTTCCAGATCGCCGTGCGCCGCGAGGAAACCCGCAAGGCCGGACCATCGAAGGTGGAGGAGGCTTTGAAGAGCTTCAACCCGGACGAAATGACACCGCGTGAGGCATTGGACGCGCTCTATGCGTTGAAGAAAGAACTTGGCAAGGCATAA
- a CDS encoding LapA family protein, with product MSKKIINLIILLPLAIILVILCVANRQSVTLALNPFRPDDGVLAFTAPFFVFLFLAVIFGVLMGSAATWFAQGKHRKRARIEAKEAVRWHDEANRHKATATGQLPHAGQLPAK from the coding sequence ATGTCGAAAAAAATCATCAACCTCATCATCCTGCTTCCGCTGGCGATCATCCTCGTCATTCTGTGCGTGGCCAACCGTCAGTCCGTGACGCTGGCGCTCAATCCATTCCGGCCGGACGATGGCGTTCTGGCCTTCACCGCGCCGTTTTTCGTTTTCCTGTTTCTGGCAGTCATTTTTGGCGTTCTCATGGGCTCGGCAGCCACATGGTTCGCCCAGGGCAAACACCGCAAACGTGCCCGTATCGAAGCGAAAGAGGCCGTTCGCTGGCACGATGAGGCGAACCGCCACAAGGCCACCGCCACCGGGCAGCTGCCGCATGCGGGACAACTCCCGGCAAAGTGA
- a CDS encoding hybrid sensor histidine kinase/response regulator, giving the protein MSELARLRQKVSDGLGPAAPAADIADKTVRLANEEHASDVRAVALYVAASLSVGGFTAALIALAVPYAVTAALACFFGVVLVGVLSYALFGKSFLLPGALPADYSDVRLRQTQNRSLIAEMQESMGDIVVIRNMNRRIVEANRVFREMTGCTAPEGLSCEEIGIAFRPGDKVHAYDVEIATPFGQRIFSWHDVVTRDLASSRLMISSIARDVTEERLALAEREDARLRAEKADAEKARLLATVSHEIRLPLSGMLGMNHLLSQTKLNQEQRNYLDGMKQSGQSLVQLVEDLLDYSTMEAGRFRLNPRAENLRRLIESIVEMLAHRAHEKGIEIASFVTPDVPDYLDFDPARLRQVLFNLIGNAVKFTQVGGVVIRARMADGELQITVEDTGPGMSAAEQARIFGEFEQAGPLSQRSAGTGLGLAISARIVREFGGNLTVSSRRGEGSTFKLVFRPDTAPSEMPEPGRSHCLQHTNVLLIAPEGVAAAVTVEAIEAFGGKCLLIHQPEDLDRLRNGPVSRIADLTDIIVDLRISALFRDALRDWPQQTIRRTLLVSPEERASTTHASFDAWLIRPLREKSLIDVLCGRLRGIERRDAINDNHPDVGFSSRVVEGVSGIEILVAEDDAVNARIIRAVLEKSGYIVRAVDNFQALQQSVASDAPHLPNLIISDLNMPGGQGLDVLPDLLGKLKEERNIPVIILSGDTGAETAEILLKAGAGAVLAKPADPRRLVEEIRRLLEAKRLLS; this is encoded by the coding sequence ATGAGCGAACTGGCACGACTTCGGCAAAAGGTTTCAGATGGTCTCGGCCCGGCCGCCCCAGCGGCGGATATTGCCGATAAGACAGTGCGCCTTGCGAACGAGGAACATGCCAGCGATGTGAGGGCGGTTGCGCTTTATGTCGCCGCTTCACTATCGGTGGGGGGCTTCACTGCTGCGCTGATCGCACTTGCGGTGCCCTATGCGGTCACCGCCGCGCTCGCCTGTTTTTTTGGCGTGGTGCTCGTCGGCGTCCTGTCTTATGCGCTCTTCGGCAAATCTTTCCTGCTTCCGGGCGCGCTGCCCGCGGATTATTCGGATGTCCGGCTGCGGCAAACGCAAAACCGCTCGCTGATTGCCGAAATGCAGGAGTCCATGGGCGATATCGTCGTGATCCGCAACATGAACCGGCGTATCGTTGAGGCGAACCGCGTCTTTCGTGAAATGACCGGCTGCACGGCGCCTGAAGGGTTGAGCTGCGAGGAGATCGGCATTGCTTTTCGGCCGGGAGACAAGGTCCATGCCTATGACGTGGAGATTGCGACCCCGTTTGGTCAGCGCATCTTCTCCTGGCACGATGTGGTAACCCGCGATCTCGCAAGCAGCCGTCTCATGATCAGCAGCATCGCGAGGGACGTGACCGAAGAGCGGCTTGCGCTGGCCGAACGGGAAGATGCCCGCCTGCGCGCCGAAAAGGCCGATGCCGAAAAGGCGCGGCTGCTTGCCACGGTCAGCCATGAAATTCGCCTGCCGCTTTCCGGCATGCTCGGCATGAACCACCTTCTGTCGCAGACGAAGCTTAACCAGGAACAGCGCAATTATCTCGACGGCATGAAACAGTCCGGCCAGTCGCTGGTGCAACTGGTTGAGGATCTCCTGGATTATTCGACCATGGAGGCCGGTCGCTTCAGGCTCAATCCGCGTGCGGAAAACCTGCGGAGGCTGATCGAGAGTATCGTCGAAATGCTGGCCCATCGCGCCCATGAAAAGGGCATCGAGATCGCCTCCTTCGTCACGCCTGACGTGCCCGATTATCTTGATTTCGATCCGGCAAGGCTGCGCCAGGTCCTGTTCAATCTCATCGGCAATGCCGTGAAATTCACGCAGGTGGGCGGGGTCGTCATCCGGGCGCGCATGGCTGATGGCGAATTGCAGATCACCGTCGAAGATACCGGCCCCGGCATGAGTGCGGCGGAGCAGGCGCGTATCTTCGGGGAATTCGAGCAGGCCGGCCCGCTGTCGCAACGAAGCGCCGGCACGGGTCTTGGTCTTGCGATCTCTGCCCGCATCGTGCGGGAATTCGGCGGCAACCTCACGGTTTCGAGCCGCAGGGGTGAGGGCAGCACCTTCAAGCTGGTGTTCCGCCCGGACACGGCCCCCTCCGAGATGCCGGAACCCGGCCGGAGCCATTGCCTGCAGCACACAAATGTCCTGCTGATTGCGCCGGAGGGTGTGGCGGCGGCGGTGACGGTGGAGGCCATTGAGGCTTTCGGCGGCAAGTGTCTTCTCATCCATCAGCCGGAGGATTTGGACAGGCTGCGGAATGGACCTGTCAGCCGGATCGCCGATCTCACCGACATCATCGTCGATCTGCGTATTTCGGCACTGTTCAGGGATGCCCTGCGGGATTGGCCACAGCAGACGATCCGCCGCACGTTGCTCGTCAGTCCCGAAGAGCGGGCTTCGACCACCCACGCATCCTTCGACGCCTGGCTGATCCGGCCCCTGCGCGAAAAATCCCTGATCGATGTGCTGTGTGGCCGCCTGCGCGGTATAGAGCGGCGCGACGCGATCAACGATAACCACCCGGATGTGGGATTTTCGTCAAGGGTGGTGGAAGGGGTGAGTGGCATCGAGATACTCGTGGCCGAAGACGATGCGGTCAATGCGCGCATCATCCGCGCTGTCCTGGAAAAAAGCGGCTATATCGTCCGCGCCGTCGACAATTTTCAGGCCCTGCAGCAATCGGTGGCGTCGGATGCGCCTCACCTGCCGAATCTCATCATCTCCGATCTCAATATGCCGGGCGGTCAGGGGCTCGATGTGTTACCGGACCTCCTTGGCAAGCTGAAAGAGGAAAGAAATATTCCCGTCATCATCCTCAGCGGCGATACCGGTGCCGAAACCGCCGAGATATTGCTTAAGGCTGGTGCAGGCGCTGTTTTGGCCAAGCCTGCCGACCCACGCAGGCTGGTTGAGGAAATTCGCCGCCTGCTGGAGGCGAAACGGCTGTTGTCATGA
- a CDS encoding class I SAM-dependent methyltransferase, producing MKKKDSRPGNRARAGSEKKQVHAAKPARRPDSAPKKREPDAVRGVPKTTTPKEKVAAAPILEQVPVRPLKQRTGERPAEQVPVILESSGAGDFHLIDSGNGLKLEQYGDYRVVRPEAQALWQPSVPDRVWQNADAIFTGDTDEDGMGRWRFPKEALGETWPLSLLGVEFLGRFTAFRHVGVFPEQIVHWEWLKNAVETADRPLKVLNLFGYTGVASLVAAAAGAEVTHVDASKKAIGWAKENQTLAGLEQAPIRWICEDAMKFIQREERRGSTYDIILTDPPKFGRGTHGEIWQLFDHLPLMLDICREILSPKALGLVLTAYSIRASFYSMHELMRETMRGAGGVVASGELVIREAGLDGKTPGRVLSTSLFSRWEPK from the coding sequence TTGAAGAAAAAAGACAGCCGGCCGGGCAATCGCGCACGCGCCGGGAGCGAGAAAAAACAGGTCCATGCCGCAAAGCCGGCGCGCCGGCCGGATTCAGCGCCGAAAAAGCGCGAGCCCGATGCGGTGCGTGGCGTGCCGAAAACCACCACGCCGAAGGAAAAGGTCGCCGCAGCACCCATCCTTGAGCAGGTACCCGTGCGACCGCTCAAGCAGCGCACCGGCGAGCGTCCAGCAGAACAGGTTCCGGTCATTCTGGAATCGAGCGGCGCGGGCGATTTTCACCTGATCGACAGCGGCAACGGCCTGAAGCTTGAACAATATGGCGATTACCGCGTCGTTCGTCCCGAGGCGCAGGCGCTCTGGCAGCCGTCGGTTCCCGACCGCGTATGGCAGAATGCCGACGCCATTTTTACAGGCGATACGGATGAGGACGGCATGGGCCGCTGGCGTTTTCCGAAGGAAGCGCTTGGTGAAACCTGGCCTCTCTCCCTGCTCGGGGTTGAATTTCTCGGTCGTTTCACTGCGTTCCGGCATGTCGGCGTCTTTCCGGAGCAGATCGTCCATTGGGAATGGTTGAAAAATGCCGTGGAGACCGCCGACCGGCCGCTGAAAGTGCTGAACCTCTTCGGTTATACCGGCGTCGCCTCGCTGGTCGCGGCAGCTGCGGGCGCTGAAGTCACCCATGTCGACGCCTCCAAGAAGGCGATCGGCTGGGCAAAGGAAAACCAGACACTCGCTGGGCTCGAGCAGGCACCGATCCGCTGGATTTGCGAAGACGCCATGAAGTTCATCCAGCGGGAAGAACGCCGTGGCAGCACCTACGATATCATTCTCACCGACCCGCCGAAATTCGGCCGCGGCACCCATGGTGAAATCTGGCAATTGTTCGACCATCTGCCGTTGATGCTGGATATCTGCCGGGAAATTCTGTCGCCCAAGGCGCTCGGTCTGGTGCTGACGGCTTATTCCATCCGGGCCAGCTTCTATTCGATGCATGAGCTGATGCGTGAGACCATGCGTGGCGCCGGCGGTGTCGTCGCATCCGGCGAACTGGTCATTCGCGAGGCCGGGCTTGACGGCAAGACGCCGGGCCGCGTGCTTTCCACATCGCTGTTCAGCCGCTGGGAGCCGAAATGA
- the sppA gene encoding signal peptide peptidase SppA has translation MDNKAIADRRRLRRKLTFWRIAAVLLLVAGAFGLYRFFWEGPQQSARPHIARVEVSGLITDNTELLERLDKIAKSDNVKGLIVSISSPGGTTYGGERIFKAIRGVAEKKPVVSDVRTLAASAGYMIASAGDVIVAGETSITGSIGVIFQYPQIGQLMDKLGVSLQEIKSSPMKAEPSPFHEAPEEAKTMIRAMVMDSYGWFVDLVADRRKLPREDVLKLADGSIFTGRQALANKLVDTLGGEKEVRAYFETRGVAKDLPIVEWRAPSSRSPFALFSVAQIAKFLGYDDLIPFAGPSQLGADKLFLDGLVSVWQVEPR, from the coding sequence ATGGATAATAAGGCGATAGCTGACCGCAGGCGTTTGCGCCGCAAGCTGACTTTCTGGCGGATTGCTGCCGTTCTCCTTCTCGTCGCCGGCGCCTTCGGTCTTTACCGGTTTTTCTGGGAAGGCCCGCAGCAAAGCGCGAGACCCCACATCGCCCGTGTCGAGGTCTCCGGCCTGATCACCGACAATACCGAACTTCTGGAGCGTCTCGACAAGATCGCCAAGAGCGACAATGTCAAAGGGCTGATCGTGTCGATTTCCTCGCCCGGTGGCACCACCTATGGCGGGGAGCGCATCTTCAAGGCTATCAGAGGCGTCGCGGAAAAGAAGCCGGTTGTCTCGGATGTACGCACGCTTGCCGCTTCCGCAGGTTATATGATCGCATCGGCCGGCGACGTCATCGTTGCCGGCGAAACCTCGATCACCGGCTCGATCGGCGTTATCTTCCAATATCCCCAGATCGGCCAGCTGATGGACAAGCTCGGCGTTTCGCTGCAGGAAATCAAGTCGTCACCGATGAAGGCGGAGCCTTCTCCGTTCCACGAGGCGCCTGAAGAGGCAAAGACGATGATCCGTGCCATGGTGATGGACAGCTACGGCTGGTTCGTCGATCTTGTCGCCGATCGCCGTAAATTGCCGCGCGAAGACGTGCTGAAACTGGCTGATGGGTCGATCTTCACCGGCCGTCAGGCGCTTGCCAACAAGCTGGTCGACACGCTCGGCGGCGAAAAGGAAGTTCGCGCCTATTTTGAAACCCGTGGCGTGGCCAAGGATTTGCCGATCGTCGAATGGCGCGCGCCGTCGTCCCGTTCGCCTTTTGCGCTTTTCAGTGTTGCGCAAATAGCGAAGTTTCTGGGATATGACGATTTAATTCCCTTCGCAGGCCCCAGCCAGCTCGGTGCGGACAAGTTGTTTCTTGACGGTCTTGTTTCCGTTTGGCAGGTTGAGCCGCGTTAA
- a CDS encoding GNAT family N-acetyltransferase: protein MVAEIFNHDICENNVVITPRPETAQDNEGLFGRIGTLETRLARNEREIDAAQSVRYRVFVEEMKAHLPAEAMRRKRDFDAWDSVCDHLLVLDKSIEGDSEDQIVGTYRLLRQEVALANNGFYSASEFDIAGLVARHPGKRFMELGRSCVLPEYRTKRTVELLWQGNWSYAVKHRMDAMIGCASFPGVQPEAHALALSFLHHNCLAKGEWEAVALPELYHEMDLVPVEALNARKALNAMPPLIKGYMRLGAMFGSGAVVDHAFNTTDVLVVLPVSSIAGRYISYYGGEAERING, encoded by the coding sequence ATGGTTGCCGAAATCTTCAATCACGACATTTGTGAAAACAATGTTGTCATTACTCCTCGTCCTGAGACAGCACAGGACAATGAGGGTCTTTTCGGCCGTATCGGCACGCTGGAAACACGGCTTGCCAGAAATGAACGCGAAATCGATGCTGCGCAATCCGTGCGCTACCGGGTCTTTGTCGAGGAAATGAAGGCGCATCTTCCTGCCGAAGCGATGCGCCGCAAGCGCGACTTCGACGCCTGGGACAGCGTCTGCGATCATCTGCTCGTCCTCGACAAGTCGATCGAGGGCGACAGCGAGGACCAGATCGTCGGCACCTATCGTCTGCTGCGTCAGGAAGTCGCGCTGGCCAATAACGGCTTCTATTCCGCCAGCGAGTTCGATATCGCCGGGCTCGTTGCGCGCCATCCGGGCAAGCGTTTTATGGAGCTTGGCCGCTCCTGCGTGCTGCCGGAATATCGCACCAAGCGTACCGTCGAGCTTCTGTGGCAGGGCAATTGGTCCTATGCCGTGAAACACCGCATGGACGCCATGATCGGCTGTGCTTCCTTCCCCGGCGTGCAGCCGGAAGCGCATGCGTTGGCTCTGTCTTTCCTGCACCATAATTGCCTTGCAAAGGGAGAGTGGGAAGCGGTCGCTTTGCCAGAACTCTATCATGAAATGGACCTCGTACCGGTCGAGGCGCTCAATGCCCGCAAGGCATTGAATGCCATGCCGCCGCTGATCAAGGGTTACATGCGTCTCGGCGCCATGTTTGGCTCCGGCGCGGTCGTGGATCATGCTTTCAACACCACCGACGTCCTGGTGGTCCTGCCGGTATCGTCCATCGCCGGCCGCTATATCAGTTATTATGGCGGCGAGGCCGAACGCATCAACGGCTGA
- the lspA gene encoding signal peptidase II codes for MAKAALFSKFGPAFALIIAALVLDQIVKQLVEAYLPLQEMVPVVPFLALYRTYNLGVAFSMLEDMHGWFIVSMRLVIVVFVLWLWRKTAADRTFAHLGFAFIIAGAAGNLLDRFFYGHVIDYILFHTQTWSFAVFNLADSFITIGAACVILDEFLHARAAKK; via the coding sequence ATGGCCAAAGCGGCATTGTTTTCGAAATTCGGCCCGGCTTTTGCGCTGATCATTGCCGCACTGGTGTTGGATCAGATCGTCAAGCAGCTGGTAGAGGCCTATCTGCCGCTGCAGGAGATGGTTCCGGTAGTGCCGTTTCTGGCGCTTTACCGCACCTACAATCTCGGTGTCGCCTTTTCGATGCTGGAAGACATGCACGGTTGGTTCATCGTCAGCATGCGGCTCGTCATCGTGGTCTTCGTTCTTTGGCTCTGGCGCAAGACGGCCGCCGACCGTACCTTCGCCCATCTCGGGTTTGCCTTCATCATCGCGGGAGCGGCCGGTAATCTTCTCGACCGCTTTTTTTACGGTCACGTCATCGACTATATCCTGTTCCACACGCAGACATGGTCATTTGCGGTGTTCAATCTGGCTGACAGTTTCATAACCATCGGCGCAGCCTGCGTCATTCTCGATGAGTTTCTGCACGCCCGGGCGGCCAAAAAGTAA
- a CDS encoding integration host factor subunit beta: MIKSELVQIVAARNPHLYHRDVENIVNAVLDEITDALAAGNRVELRGFGAFSVKNRPSRSGRNPRTGESVFVEEKWVPFFKTGKELRERLNPGMGDEEDD; encoded by the coding sequence GTGATCAAGTCTGAACTGGTGCAGATCGTTGCTGCGCGTAACCCGCACCTTTATCACCGCGACGTGGAAAACATCGTCAATGCGGTGCTGGATGAAATCACCGATGCCCTGGCGGCGGGAAATCGCGTCGAGCTTCGCGGTTTCGGCGCATTTTCGGTGAAGAACCGTCCATCCCGCTCGGGCCGGAACCCGCGTACGGGTGAGTCGGTTTTCGTCGAGGAAAAATGGGTGCCTTTCTTCAAGACGGGGAAGGAACTGCGCGAGCGCCTGAACCCGGGTATGGGCGACGAAGAGGACGATTGA
- a CDS encoding TrmH family RNA methyltransferase, translated as MIKDMRENTTRRVGQVKEVTSLANPIIKDIKALTQKKGREETGTFMAEGLKLVIDALELGWTIKTLVYAKAAKGKPLVEQAAVKTVASGGLVLEVSEKVIASITRRDNPQMVVGIFEQKWKPLKDIRPEKGETYIALDRVRDPGNLGTIIRTADAAGASGVILVGDCTDPFSLETVRATMGSVFATPVARASVEEFLSWKKSAHVSVVATHLAGSVDYRKIEYAGKPVVILMGNEQSGLPPELAGKADQLARIPQQGRADSLNLAIATAVMLFEARRHLLELAPVT; from the coding sequence ATGATAAAGGACATGCGCGAAAACACCACGCGCCGGGTTGGCCAGGTCAAGGAAGTGACGAGCCTTGCCAATCCCATCATCAAGGACATCAAGGCGCTCACCCAGAAAAAGGGCAGGGAAGAGACCGGCACCTTCATGGCCGAAGGCCTGAAGCTGGTCATCGATGCGCTCGAACTCGGCTGGACGATCAAGACGCTGGTTTACGCCAAGGCCGCCAAGGGCAAGCCGCTGGTGGAGCAGGCGGCGGTGAAAACCGTTGCATCGGGCGGTCTGGTGCTCGAAGTCAGCGAAAAGGTCATTGCCTCGATCACCCGCCGCGATAATCCGCAGATGGTCGTCGGCATTTTCGAACAGAAATGGAAGCCGCTGAAGGACATCCGGCCGGAAAAGGGCGAGACCTATATCGCGCTCGACCGCGTGCGCGATCCCGGTAATCTCGGCACCATCATCCGCACGGCGGATGCGGCAGGCGCTTCGGGTGTCATTCTGGTCGGCGATTGCACAGATCCCTTCTCGCTGGAAACGGTGCGTGCCACCATGGGCTCGGTCTTTGCCACGCCCGTCGCCCGTGCCTCGGTCGAGGAATTCCTCTCCTGGAAAAAATCGGCTCATGTCAGCGTCGTCGCCACGCATCTTGCCGGTTCCGTGGATTATCGGAAGATCGAGTACGCCGGCAAACCGGTCGTGATTTTGATGGGCAACGAGCAATCCGGCCTGCCGCCGGAACTGGCCGGCAAAGCGGACCAGCTGGCGCGCATTCCCCAGCAGGGCCGTGCCGATAGTCTCAACCTCGCCATTGCAACCGCCGTCATGCTGTTCGAAGCACGGCGACATCTCCTCGAACTCGCACCGGTGACGTAA